ACCAAAATGAACTGTAcgatgatttaaaatttcaatttttggtGGAATGAAACTTTCAATTAtaaatgttgaaattgataatctCTTTATATCATATATCTCTTTTAAAGCATTCCAAATTGTTAAATCTATtccttttaattcttttccACTACCAGATGATTCTAATTCGGTAGTAGTGGTATTAGTGGATGAataagaattttttaaaattaatccaacattatataattttaaatcatctttaattctattactaatatcttttataattgaataattatatcttttgatattattataaatattgttttcttcattttcttcatttaaatatttataatagttataataatcaattgatttaataccttgagaaaattcaatttcactTATTGATGGGTTGAAATTCTCTTCACAATAGCCAGTATAAATAGTTGGATTGATGAATACAttgaattttgaaataaatactACACCTTTTTCAACTGGATTTATCTTTGAAATActttcatttaaaaagaatatcCAATTTGAATAGTTTGAGTGATATATTTCATGtgagaaattattattaaataataattttaatttattattattattattatattcattatCTTCTCTTTTTCCACCCcaaattggtaataataaaacaccaatttgaaaattattaatttgattttcatttctttcttttaaatgatttacatCATATTCAACACCttcttgataaattaaaatcttatcaaattcaattttgtAATGATctgaaaaactttttaaaggTTTATAAATTGGTTCTTTATGATAATcatttattctatttttattaatttcatttggaagttgttgttgttgttgattattattattatatggagttgataattttaaaattaaattataatttggaCTATTTTCATCACCACATGAAATATtgtcaattaaaatttgagaTCTTTTAGATCCAAATTTTGATTTAGAATAGGATTCATATTCAATTGGTTTTGTTattaatagtgataataatttagaaattgGTATACATTGTTGATATTGGCCAATGTTTGAATTTGTGAGAACGTATCCTCTATTTCTTCCTAAACCTTCAATaagatttgaaatattattaaatattttaaaatagtcATTACACTTTGTTAAATATTTACCAaggtttaatttattaacaatGAATAAGTTCCAGCTTTTGCATACTATTTGAATAGAGTTTACAAAATCATATAATTCATTAtgtgataatgattttaatctATAATCtagtattttaattattaaaatatttgctAGTTGAATATTTTCACCTTTTAAATTAacaattggtaataaatcttcattttcttcttgATCAAATTTTCTTGTCATTGCTGTTATATACTCTGATGATACTTGTCGATTGATTGGATGTGATGGCATTTCAAACTGTGTTGAATGGTTTTGAGGAACTATTAATATCGGTTGTAGAGTTTGAAGTAggtgtggttgttgttgttgttgttgttgttgttgttgttgttgttgttgttgttgttgttgttgttgttgagattgTAGTATTTGTggatgatattgattttgtagatgatattgattttgtAGATGATATTGGTTTTGTAGATGATATTGGTTTTGTAGATGATTTTGGTTTTGTATAGGTATATTGGTTTTGTATATGATATTGGTTTTGGATTAAgttttgttgtggttgagGATTGGGAAGTGCTGGTAGGTATTGTGACGTTTGAAATGATTCAAACATAAAGTTCTGTTCGTTTATTGCTGATGGAAATTGATAAGTTGAGCTTTggatttgattattattattattattattatttctactATATGGATGGTAGGAATGATAACCCGTTTCTactgtattattattgtttttattgttatttatacCCATCTGGGTTggggaaaataaaaagaatttgacgattttttttaaaaaaaaaaagatatttttaaaaaaaaaaaaaaaaaaagtaaaaaatgatttattttaaatttttttttaatatggatttagaatataaatatagaatatcaaaaatacccaaaatgatataaaatataaaaaaaatgaatgaaacCATAATGATTTTccaattatttgatttttagaatttaaatatttacttttcattttttgtaattgttttttttattttgaaggACAATGATTAGGGAataaattttagatttttatggaaaaaaattttttaatttgatttgtttattgaatttatttatttttgatttttaaattaaatctggattattttatttgttttttttttcaatacattttattttctttttttttttttttcattttattttcattttttaatattcatctattttattttatatttattctttttttatttttttaaaatgctATAAAGGgatgattaaataaaaaataaaaatagaaataaaattaaaataaaattaaaaagatttggtttccttttttttttttttttttttttttttccactttttatttttttttaaatttgtttttttaatttttttttttttaatttttaaatttttttttttttttttgctctaaaaaaaaagatgttattattataaattgaaacactataaaataaaaaaaaattaaaataaaaataaaataaaaacaatgttACCGAATAATAGTCCATTTTCACCTTCATACAtaagtggtaataataataataataataataatagcaaaaATGAAAGATCACCACCgccaccattaccaccaaaaCCACAACAACTCCATATAAATGATTTAGGTAGTACACCCATTAAAAAACCAATCAATAATTCATCTATAAACACAccagataataaaaataaaaataacaataataataataataataatgaacaaaaacaacaacaacaatttagTTATAATTCAACACCAGTGTcaacacaaaaaaataatactactactaccacctcAACAACAGCgacaccatcaccatctgGATCGAAACCTTCTCTAATTAAACCACGTACTCCAtcatctatttttaataattctagtATTAATAGCATGAATGGTAGTAAatacaataatttaaattttaataataataataataataatatacctTCATCAGCGCAACCAAGTAATATTGGTGAAGTTATACTTGAAGAATTAGTTCCAACTAATGATTCTGACTATAGCAATAAGAATAATTTTCCTTCTTCACCATTAACACCTGCTAATGGAATGAGAAGTACTTCTAAAACACCTCGTAGGTGGAGGTTAGTACCTGCAAATTGCACTTGTTTACTGgtatgtaattttaattttaatcaattattgtACATAGTATATTCTTTACCATATACCAATCTTTGTAACTActaacaattattattattattatttataataatagcatgaaaataatttaaatagtagTGCAAATACTAAtgcaaacaacaacaacaacaacagcagcagcaataataataacaacaacaacagcaataataacaacaattcATCAAGCTTTTGTCCTAGATGTAGTCAACAAATAAAtagtgatgataataataataacaattcaaattttggtaatttagATGAagcatttaaatcaaattatagCGTTAATAGTagaaataattcaaatataaataataataataataactttaatAACAGTGGTGGTACAGGTTTGAATGGacttaataatagtagtagtagtaaaaacaataataataataataataataataataataataataataataataatttgaatggTGGATTTAATAggtcatcatcaacaacaacaactaccacagccaataatttttcatatcATACCCCATTAAAAAAGGTAACGTATAAAGTTGAATGTACTGGTGATTTTGAAAGAGAACTTGATCTTTTAAAGAATGAAGTTAGTGAATTGGAAGATGaatttggtttattaaaattaaactcttcattaaataaaagtcATGGTCCAATTACTACAAATTCaacttcaattttaaatgattataataatctacacaaccatcaacaacaacaacaacaacaccaccacaataatcaaaataatcataataataataataataatagtcatAGTGGTATTAATACTAATAGTACTGATAATAGTACTAATATACCATTTAATAGAACATCATCTACTTCTTCCACTTCAAAATCaccatttttttcaaattataccTCATCATATTCaattccaaataataaactacaacaacaacaacaacaacaaaaaggtgataataataataataataataataataataataataataataataataataataataataataataataataataacaatgaagATAAAGTTCAAGAAGTTgaaaaagatgatgaaaataaaattaaaaaatttacaataaataaaccatatcaatatgaatttaaaagtaaTGGAACAtcaagtaaaaataatttattagaacaaattagtaatttaattgatgatttagAAAAGGAAAAGAATGAATCAGCAACTATTAAACAAGAGAGgaatgaatttgaaagatTAATGAAAGAACTTGAGAAAACTTTAGCATTAAAAGAGAGAGACATTACTTCTATCAAACAATTGAATCTACAAATTGAACAACAATTgatagagaaagagaaaagtACAATTCAActattgaatcaattgaaacagTATCAAAATGAATTGATAGAGAAAGCAGTGGATTTAGAGACATTGAAAGAATTGGAGGTTGAAATTTACTctattaaaaatcaatacaATGAAAAGATTAATGAACTATCTGAAAAGAATCAGCTATTACATCAAAATGAAAAGGAGATTCaacaattgaataataaCATCCAAAGGATGAGACTAGAGTTAACCAATCAAGAGAAAGCCGAGCAATTACTATTGGAAATTGGCAAACTAAAGAAATACATCACCGATTTAGAACATTCCTCAAAAACACTTttagaaaatgaatttttaaaataccaaTCACTAAAACAGCAATCAGACTCTGAGAAACAAAGATCAAATGATACAATCAGTCGATTGGAGCTAACAGTCGCTCAAAGGGAGAAACAAATTCAACTATTAGAGAATGAAAAAATTGGTaagattttaattgataaattagaatttgatcaattgaatcaagAGATGACTTTAGCATTACAACATCTCTCTGAATTGGATATTGATCATAATCAATTGAAACATGATTATAATACTTCACAAGAACAACTTAATCAATTACATTTAGATAATCAACAAAttaatcaacaattattagatcaaaagaaattaattaatcgtttaaaatctgaaaatgatgatatgAAGGAAAGATTATCAAAAGTTCATTTCATAGTTCAAGATTCtccaaaaaaacaattatcacaacatcaattaaatcaaatttatcaaactCCTTATagatctttaaatttttcaaattcacctttaaataataattctaataatagtaatattgataataaaataaatcaattatcttcctcttcttcctcctcatcaccaacaaatattaatactaatagtaatagtggtaatagtGGTGTTAGTGGtggtattaataatttagataataccaataacaataccaataataataccaataataatagtattaaagtattaaattttaaagaatcacAATCAACTTCTGAAAGTATTTTCAATTCAGTATTATCAGAACATTCTACtatttcaaatgatgataataataataataatagtagtaataataatgatagtaataattcaattaaccAATCATTAACTCCAATTACTCCAATGTctttaccaaaattaaatggatttttaaatcataataataataataataataataataataataataataataataataataataataataataataataataaaaataaaaataataataatagtatcacttttaatattcaaaatgatgtaaataaaactcaaaaacaaaatgaagaTTCAATCGTCAAAAATACAGaatatcaaattcaacatgATGTAGATCAAAATGGTATTCATGAAAATGATAACAATCATAACAATcatgataatgataacaaTGATGACAATGATAACAATGATGACAATGATGATCATTTTGTTTCTGAAGAAGACTATcgtaaatatataaatagtgATTCAAATCAACAAGATGAAGAATATGAACAAGAATATGACCAACAACTTTATCAACAAGATTATCAACAAGAATATGAACAAGAATATGACCAACAACAAGAAGgagaagaacaagaagaacaagaagaacaagaacaagaagaacaacaagaagaagaacaagaacaagaggAGGAACAATTAGAATATAATCACAATCATGATGGTAATGAAGAACAGGAAAATTATCACAATAAccaagatgatgaagatgattatATCAGTGAAGAACAAGATGATTGGAATAATAGCCTCAATTCAAAAAGTAGTAGTAGATTAAATGGTATACGAAGAagagatgatgatgatgataaagataatgataaaactcttgatgatgaatattttaatgacaaagattttgaaattaatgttGACGAGgaaaaagatgaagaaaaagaCGACCGAggtttataaattatttttttttttttaaaaggaaaaaaaaaccctCAAAGAAAAcctctaaaaaaaaaaatatatcaaaaaaaaaatataaaaaataaaaaaaaaaaacagttttGTTGTACAATTAATATCTCCAATCAATCACGAAATTTCTCACCAAACGAGATTTTTATTAAAGTCGGTTggacaatttttttttttttttttttttttttttaattttcatatcCATATCTTGGCCAAAAATTTAGGGAAAAATGAttggtttgaaaaaaatcCACAcatggtttaaaaaaaaaaaaaaaataaaaaataaataaaaaataaaaaaaaataacaaaataaaatatcctAATCAAATGATTGGTTTGAAAAAAGTCCACAcatggttttaaaaaaaaaaataatttttaatgtcTAAAGTAGGTAcataatactttttttcttttttttttaaaccatgTGTGGactttaataaaaaaggctttttagtttaattttttttattttttttttaatttaaattttatttttattatccttttttataaaaaaaaaaaaaaaaaaaaagtaaagaaagtaaaaaaagtattttttagtaaagaaacttttttttactttttttactttttttacttttttttttactttttttttttattttaaaataaatacttaaataaatataaataattttaaaaatggttaataatgatagagagttatttttaaatatagttTGGAAAAGAgtaagagaaaaaaaaaagaaaaaaaataataataaaaaaaaagaaaaaaaaaaataataatttaacaattaaactcaaatttatttttttatttattttcttttattttttgtctCTCccttatttttgttttttttagataCATGAAATAACAAAAGAAATATCTATAATTGCTGATAATTTAAGTAAAAcagaaatttcaaaagagGAAAgggattttttaaaaaataatataacagAATATgcaaatcaattaaacaacTACTTAAAAATggttgatattttaattaataattcaaatgaaaataattttccaaACGAATTATATCAAGAAATTTCATTCAACAAAATTTGCCAAGAAAAGAGTGAATATCGAGTTGgggaataataatattttattgtttaaaaagTGAGAATTCCAATaatttgggaaaaaaaaaaattatttgtgaaaaaaaatcaagcaaaaaaaaaaaaaaaaaaaaaaaaatatatatatataaaatatattatattttaattaatataatagtaatagtaatttgTATCATTagtctaaaaaaaaaagaaaaaaaaaagaaaataaaaataaaaataaattattttcgtTGTTATCCCGAAAAAATAagacttttattttttttttttactttttagcCAAGagtcttttttttcattaatttccattttttttttttttttttttttttttttcaatcaaaaccaattaataaatgaaaccaaatgtattcttatttttagctttaatttcaatattattattctttaaaattgctTCATCTTTAGAGATGGAGATGCAGATCACATGTAACCCAAATTGCTCTGGTACCACAGCATCTTTTAATACGACCACAGGTATGAatcttcttttaaaaatttttttttttttttctttttttttagttttttattttttatttctttttcattattaattaattatttgaataaaaaaaggttgCACATCTGCATCTGATTTTTGTACAAGATTACCTCTTTACAACTATATCCATGCATATACATCATCAATTTCTGTTCAATTATTTACAGATATGAATTGTCAACAACCAGCATCAACCGCCTTTACTATTCAATGTAATCAATGTACGATCATTGGACCAATGCATTATACATTATTAAcatgtatttaaaaaaaaaaaaaaaaagttgtatttctatatataaaattttttttttttttatcaaataaaaaattaaattggatTTTCATAGTTTCAATTATCAAAaccaatatataaataaattttgttaaaattttaatggttttttttattattttaaatgtgGAAAGTTCTTATTTaatggaaaataataaataaataaatgaatcatttttttacttttttttattctccACAAGTATTCAAAAAACtctatattttaaaatttctaaagAAAAagcaaaagaaaataatttttttggaCAGTTAAGGAATTTTAACTCCCCAAATTTCAAATTGGAAGCTCAAAAGctgaattaaaataaaaaatgataaaatttttcaacttgccactttttaaatttcataaaTTCTCAAGACTATTTTCAAGACTGAAAAATATTCCCAAATAAGGACTAACACAAAGGAAATGAATATTTAGgaatattaatatcattaaaaaaacaatgattaTACTGAAAGTGATAaacaatgaattaaaaaatcttataaattgaaaaacagTAAGATTATGGTTTAccaaatggtttttttttttactaagtttttttttttttttttttattatttcttttttaaaaaaatttgtttattgaattttataAACTGTTTTCatgaattttaataattgaatatcTTGTTTTGTTAAATCTTCAGACCAACCTTCTTTAAGAGCATCCAAAGATTCACGAGTGATTTTAGACATCCATTGTTTTTTATCATCAAAGTGTCTGTAAATTGTAGTTTTAGTGTTGTTATCATCGATGGCAACAGAGACGACATCATCTTTTTTGGCGAGGGTAACATCTTTTTCGTTGAGTTTAATACCAATGACTTTACCAACATCAGCGCAATTTGATTCTGGTACACAAATTGGAGTACCAATACGAAGAGTACCTTCTTTAACACGAACACCAACAAGAATTGGATTTGAATTTCTGAAAACGTTAGTAACCTCCAAAATACATGGCCAAACACAGATACTAGCGGTTTCAGC
This region of Dictyostelium discoideum AX4 chromosome 3 chromosome, whole genome shotgun sequence genomic DNA includes:
- a CDS encoding centrosomal protein 148 kDa, with protein sequence MLPNNSPFSPSYISGNNNNNNNNSKNERSPPPPLPPKPQQLHINDLGSTPIKKPINNSSINTPDNKNKNNNNNNNNNEQKQQQQFSYNSTPVSTQKNNTTTTTSTTATPSPSGSKPSLIKPRTPSSIFNNSSINSMNGSKYNNLNFNNNNNNNIPSSAQPSNIGEVILEELVPTNDSDYSNKNNFPSSPLTPANGMRSTSKTPRRWRLVPANCTCLLHENNLNSSANTNANNNNNNSSSNNNNNNNSNNNNNSSSFCPRCSQQINSDDNNNNNSNFGNLDEAFKSNYSVNSRNNSNINNNNNNFNNSGGTGLNGLNNSSSSKNNNNNNNNNNNNNNNNNLNGGFNRSSSTTTTTTANNFSYHTPLKKVTYKVECTGDFERELDLLKNEVSELEDEFGLLKLNSSLNKSHGPITTNSTSILNDYNNLHNHQQQQQQHHHNNQNNHNNNNNNSHSGINTNSTDNSTNIPFNRTSSTSSTSKSPFFSNYTSSYSIPNNKLQQQQQQQKGDNNNNNNNNNNNNNNNNNNNNNNNNNNEDKVQEVEKDDENKIKKFTINKPYQYEFKSNGTSSKNNLLEQISNLIDDLEKEKNESATIKQERNEFERLMKELEKTLALKERDITSIKQLNLQIEQQLIEKEKSTIQLLNQLKQYQNELIEKAVDLETLKELEVEIYSIKNQYNEKINELSEKNQLLHQNEKEIQQLNNNIQRMRLELTNQEKAEQLLLEIGKLKKYITDLEHSSKTLLENEFLKYQSLKQQSDSEKQRSNDTISRLELTVAQREKQIQLLENEKIGKILIDKLEFDQLNQEMTLALQHLSELDIDHNQLKHDYNTSQEQLNQLHLDNQQINQQLLDQKKLINRLKSENDDMKERLSKVHFIVQDSPKKQLSQHQLNQIYQTPYRSLNFSNSPLNNNSNNSNIDNKINQLSSSSSSSSPTNINTNSNSGNSGVSGGINNLDNTNNNTNNNTNNNSIKVLNFKESQSTSESIFNSVLSEHSTISNDDNNNNNSSNNNDSNNSINQSLTPITPMSLPKLNGFLNHNNNNNNNNNNNNNNNNNNNNNNNKNKNNNNSITFNIQNDVNKTQKQNEDSIVKNTEYQIQHDVDQNGIHENDNNHNNHDNDNNDDNDNNDDNDDHFVSEEDYRKYINSDSNQQDEEYEQEYDQQLYQQDYQQEYEQEYDQQQEGEEQEEQEEQEQEEQQEEEQEQEEEQLEYNHNHDGNEEQENYHNNQDDEDDYISEEQDDWNNSLNSKSSSRLNGIRRRDDDDDKDNDKTLDDEYFNDKDFEINVDEEKDEEKDDRGL